In Uranotaenia lowii strain MFRU-FL chromosome 2, ASM2978415v1, whole genome shotgun sequence, one genomic interval encodes:
- the LOC129743789 gene encoding protein naked cuticle homolog: protein MAGNIVKWWKHKILGGYKQFTVLQECATDSEELIYPVRAPSACSAPPDLLLTSDREQMMKVKCSSKHQQSAAMAAHHQSQSQQGHHNHGHKMQGSGAATTAGGQQQQQQHPKDSTSASFRKCPGQRTATVKSDPDRVRLEEFTCDVSLEGGKKPQPLQFSFTLYDLDGHGKITKDDIAGIVSTIYESIGKSVVVPHYGSKTINVRLTVSPDGKSKTNPAVVKKAAITPRRRYRPRKLISDDDGSDTSENCPRVMRTRAHTVVANTTVSNATKQHKEAGSGKAGEDVIDAALASKAVDNAQEMTIHNNLNSKGKSLNAKNDHIYESINNLKCCNIQSAQVSKTNNLSSVPLNNSTASTTLICRDCSLQGCPIDETLPLGTVVIPSASTAMAAGSRVKRKVVRKSRSSRKASKITEEYHSRPRARSLSVGNENCYENMIGNPQDECWKSSLCRRELIEIIRDSMVKNSMCFQPNRKPMDNSPRHRHRSHTISARIGGGNGAAGDHCVGGGEAFLAAAVQQQALMPTGHETNLCGYDSYLHQTICAAASVKHAALHLNGGVTMANGGVFTALPLTTSTPNRLLAHHNHHAKAKRKEQRLALASRAQTQHQLVQPVKLSTALLNQHYPNLSAEQKLTRSINHVEKWLDNRSPKLVNKLKLMDDMMERNHRVNGSKLKRSKSKEDIATKSSKLDNVLTADLLLENLKITEDIAEFSVVTPKKVFNKECLISSATKKNIRTFHTTKTISTTTEQQQNQSAASNNLIQLQYASIPVNAEPSECENLIRMSDAEEETVIGGPQQPQSTASTPTHQHHHSTSHSAPAAPSNSGLLGEHSGSSASAASTTAVHRYVHEHIHHHYHHFENDPDES from the exons TGCTGCAAGAATGTGCGACCGACTCGGAGGAACTGATTTACCCGGTACGGGCGCCTTCGGCCTGCAGTGCCCCGCCGGATTTGCTGCTAACGAGCGACCGGGAGCAAATGATGAAAGTGAAATGCTCCTCCAAGCATCAACAATCGGCGGCGATGGCGGCACATCATCAATCTCAGTCACAACAGGGTCATCATAATCACGGGCACAAGATGCAGGGATCGGGAGCAGCAACGACAGCGGGtggccaacagcagcagcagcaacatccAAAGGATTCCACGTCGGCGTCGTTTCGCAAGTGTCCCGGTCAAAGGACGGCCACGGTCAAGAGCGATCCCGATCGGGTGCGACTGGAG GAATTCACTTGCGACGTATCGCTAGAGGGTGGCAAGAAACCTCAGCCCCTTCAATTCTCCTTCACCCTCTATGATCTGGATGGTCACGGAAAAATAACCAAAGAT GACATCGCTGGTATCGTTTCGACGATCTACGAGTCCATAGGTAAATCGGTGGTAGTTCCTCACTATGGTAGCAAGACGATCAACGTGCGCCTGACGGTGTCACCCGATGGCAAAAGCAAAACCAACCCGGCGGTAGTGAAGAAGGCGGCTATCACCCCGAGGAGACGGTATCGGCCACGGAAGCTCATATCGGATGACGATGGTAGCGATACGTCTGAAAACTGTCCGAGGGTTATGCGAACACGTGCCCATACGGTGGTAGCTAATACCACTGTCAGCAACGCCACCAAACAGCACAAGGAAGCCGGAAGCGGGAAGGCAGGTGAAGATGTGATCGATGCTGCGTTAGCTAGTAAGGCCGTAGACAATGCGCAGGAGATGACCATCCATAATAATTTGAACAGTAAGGGGAAGAGCTTGAACGCGAAAAATGACCATATCTACGAAAGTATCAACAACCTCAAATGTTGTAACATCCAGTCGGCTCAAGTATCCAAAACGAACAACCTTAGTTCAGTTCCGCTAAACAATTCCACAGCATCAACAACGCTAATCTGTCGGGACTGTTCCCTGCAGGGGTGTCCGATCGACGAGACGCTTCCCCTGGGCACGGTAGTCATTCCTAGTGCGAGCACGGCCATGGCCGCCGGAAGCCGTGTTAAGCGGAAAGTGGTCCGGAAGTCCCGTTCGTCCCGGAAAGCTTCCAAGATAACGGAAGAATATCACAGTCGACCGAGGGCCCGGAGCCTTTCGGTGGGAAACGAAAATTGCTACGAAAACATGATCGGCAACCCCCAGGATGAGTGCTGGAAAAGTTCGCTCTGTAGGCGGGAACTTATAGAAATCATTCGGGACAGTATGGTGAAGAATAGCATGTGTTTTCAACCGAATAG GAAACCTATGGACAATTCACCACGCCACCGTCACCGATCGCACACGATATCTGCTCGCATCGGTGGGGGAAACGGAGCTGCTGGGGACCATTGTGTAGGAGGTGGTGAAGCTTTTTTGGCGGCCGCCGTTCAGCAGCAAGCCCTGATGCCCACCGGACACGAGACCAATCTGTGCGGTTACGATTCCTACCTGCATCAAACGATCTGTGCGGCAGCGAGTGTGAAACATGCGGCACTGCATCTCAATGGAGGTGTGACGATGGCCAATGGGGGTGTGTTTACGGCACTTCCGTTGACTACCAGCACCCCGAATCGGTTGCTGgctcatcataatcatcatgcGAAGGCTAAAAG GAAGGAACAACGTTTGGCTTTGGCCTCCCGAGCTCAGACTCAACACCAGCTGGTTCAACCGGTCAAGCTGAGCACGGCGCTTCTGAATCAGCACTACCCAAATCTCTCAGCCGAACAGAAGCTAACACGCTCAATCAACCACGTCGAGAAGTGGCTGGACAACCGCAGTCCCAAGTTGGTTAACAAACTGAAACTGATGGACGATATGATGGAGCGTAATCATCGGGTCAACGGGTCAAAGCTAAAACGCTCCAAAAGCAAGGAAGACATCGCAACCAAGTCATCAAAGCTGGACAACGTGCTGACGGCAGATCTGCTGCTAGAGAATCTCAAAATTACCGAAGACATTGCCGAGTTCAGTGTGGTGACGCCAAAGAAAGTATTCAACAAGGAATGCCTGATCAGTTCGGCCACCAAGAAGAACATCCGAACGTTCCACACCACCAAAACCATCTCGACGACCACCGAACAGCAGCAGAATCAATCGGCTGCCAGTAACAATCTGATCCAACTACAGTACGCTTCAATTCCGGTGAACGCGGAACCAAGTGAATGCGAGAATTTGATAAGGATGTCGGACGCTGAAGAGGAAACAGTTATAGGTGGACCTCAACAGCCGCAATCAACGGCGAGTACGCCTACGCATCAGCACCATCACAGTACGTCTCATTCGGCACCTGCTGCCCCCAGCAACAGCGGACTTCTCGGTGAACATTCCGGATCGTCGGCATCGGCCGCATCGACGACTGCGGTGCACCGATACGTGCACGAACATATTCATCACCATTATCATCACTTCGAGAACGATCCGGACGAGTCCTGA